A stretch of Acetobacteroides hydrogenigenes DNA encodes these proteins:
- a CDS encoding prephenate dehydrogenase: protein MVDSRNYKLTNHPALRAPLLEKEGNRPEQALQEIKSRHSLNYDFKKKTRMNITIIGLGLIGGSMALDFKHMGHRVLGVDANPFHQREAMDLGLVEQCLPLDQAVAQSDVVVVAVPVGATPAVIKEALQHLPANGVIFDVGSTKKSICKALEGHPRRERFVAAHPIAGTEYSGPSAAHSGLFYRKLGIICDREKSAPDAVDCVEDLFVQLGMELKRIDSDEHDKHLAYVSHISHLSSFTLGLTVLDIEKDERSIFDMAGSGFASTVRLAKSSPEMWAPIMLENSEHLLEALDSYIDNLNKFKERILNRDEEGLKELMREANRIRGVLEKRS, encoded by the coding sequence GTGGTTGACTCTCGAAATTATAAATTGACCAACCACCCCGCCCTACGGGCACCCCTCCTTGAGAAGGAGGGGAATCGCCCTGAACAGGCATTGCAGGAAATTAAAAGTCGCCATTCTTTGAATTACGACTTCAAAAAGAAAACAAGAATGAACATTACCATTATAGGACTAGGCTTAATTGGAGGATCGATGGCCCTCGACTTTAAGCACATGGGGCATCGGGTGCTAGGCGTCGATGCCAACCCCTTTCACCAGCGCGAGGCCATGGACCTTGGGCTGGTGGAGCAATGCCTACCGCTCGATCAGGCCGTGGCGCAGTCGGACGTGGTGGTGGTTGCCGTACCCGTAGGGGCAACACCAGCCGTTATTAAGGAAGCGCTGCAGCATCTTCCAGCAAATGGCGTTATCTTTGATGTTGGCTCGACCAAAAAAAGTATCTGCAAGGCGCTGGAAGGGCATCCACGACGCGAGCGATTTGTTGCCGCCCACCCCATTGCAGGAACCGAGTACAGCGGACCATCGGCAGCGCACAGCGGCCTTTTCTACCGCAAGCTGGGCATCATCTGCGATAGGGAGAAGAGCGCCCCCGATGCTGTAGACTGCGTGGAGGACCTATTCGTGCAGCTGGGCATGGAGCTCAAGCGCATCGACTCCGACGAGCACGACAAGCACCTAGCCTACGTCTCGCACATCTCGCACCTATCGTCGTTTACGCTGGGGCTAACGGTGCTCGACATCGAGAAGGACGAGCGCTCGATCTTCGACATGGCCGGCAGCGGTTTCGCCTCGACGGTTCGACTGGCAAAGAGCTCGCCCGAGATGTGGGCGCCCATCATGCTCGAAAACTCGGAGCACCTGCTGGAGGCGCTCGACAGCTACATCGACAACCTCAACAAGTTTAAGGAGCGCATCCTTAACCGCGACGAGGAGGGGCTAAAGGAACTGATGCGCGAGGCCAACCGAATTAGGGGGGTACTGGAGAAGAGGAGTTAA